The Xiphophorus hellerii strain 12219 chromosome 22, Xiphophorus_hellerii-4.1, whole genome shotgun sequence genome has a window encoding:
- the LOC116712573 gene encoding cadherin-1-like — METTWFVVWSVWILCQTSAAADGSSCEPGFESELFILKVSRKNLKPGTRLSKVGFTDCTTRTRFLFSTDDSRLVVETEGIITVKRQVVLHEGNQNFSVHAWDSQGQKMTLPVRLLYQDHHYMNNRLDAEYHHEAHKLSNQLHDHLDSDSNQQIPILDFPKSNPGLKRRKRGWVIPPINVPEHSRGPFPLFLVVIRSDEDKVKTIYYSITGPGADQPPVGLFTMNRDTGHLHVTQELDREKVDKYTLQAHSVAEGGDGKAEEPMEIIINVIDQNDNKPVFSQSVYVGEVPEASQEGFQVIQVVATDADEPNTDNSDIRYHVMSQKPEEPSPNMFTINPATGVIRVNEAGLDREKIPQYTLEVQAADNKGEGLTGFTKVIIKVTDLNDHTPIFIQPFYNATVEENKVDALVVKMLVKDGDEPHTMAWNAKFSIIDGDPGNLFTVETGTNKQEGIISTAKGLDFETTSKHTLLVTVENEAPFAVPLVTSTATVVVTVEDVNEPLMFDPKEKHVSKSEDLAENSTVVRYTATDPDVGRKQKVMYEIISDPAGWFDIDKETGEIKVRNQMDRESPLVKEDKYSALIGAYDDDQIPATATGTLVLHLQDVNDSPPTIEERKFTVCSKIPVPQLLTVTDRDGPGFTSPYNVSLVGSAKANWTARMISTRTGIILTLNRELEIGDYTVAMSIADSQGLSQVSTVTARVCDCTGEDVSCREKDVGGSNSPVILGILKAIVVLLIMLGLPLFLFVRRRRAEEKPVELKDLSTADNMLEEEERNDREDIQGGGSDSQDPEYEYLAEGEPLSETV, encoded by the exons ATGGAGACCACTTGGTTTGTAGTTTGGAGTGTTTGGATCTTGTGTCAG ACCTCAGCTGCTGCAGATGGGTCATCGTGTGAACCTGGATTTGAGTCGGAGCTGTTTATATTAAAAGTGAGCAGAAAGAACCTGAAGCCAGGCACAAGACTGAGCAAAG ttgGCTTCACTGACTGCACGACCCGCACAAGATTTCTCTTCAGCACAGATGACAGCCGTTTAGTTGTAGAGACTGAGGGAATAATAACT GTAAAGAGACAGGTTGTCCTTCATGAGGGGAACCAGAACTTCTCGGTCCATGCCTGGGATTCACAAGGTCAGAAAATGACTCTTCCTGTCAGGTTGCTGTATCAAGATCATCACTATATGAACAACCGTCTGGATGCTGAATATCATCATGAGGCTCACAAACTCAGCAACCAGCTTCATGATCACCTGGACTCTGATAGTAATCAGCAG ATTCCCATCCTGGATTTCCCCAAATCTAATCCAGGGCtgaagaggagaaagagagGCTGGGTTATCCCTCCTATTAATGTTCCTGAACATAGCAGAGGAccttttcctctgtttcttGTCGTG ATTCGCTCTGATGAAGATAAAGTGAAGACGATCTATTACAGCATCACTGGTCCAGGAGCAGATCAGCCTCCTGTTGGTCTTTTCACCATGAACAGAGACACTGGTCATCTGCATGTCACACAGGAACTGGACAGAGAGAAAGTGGACAAGTACACG CTTCAAGCCCATTCTGTGGCAGAGGGAGGCGATGGAAAAGCAGAGGAGCCGATGGAAATTATAATCAATGTAATTGACCAGAATGACAACAAACCTGTTTTCAGTCAGTCTGTCTATGTGGGAGAAGTTCCAGAGGCCTCACAAGAAG GTTTTCAGGTGATTCAGGTTGTGGCCACAGATGCTGATGAGCCAAATACTGACAACTCTGATATCAGGTACCATGTAATGAGTCAGAAGCCAGAGGAGCCCAGTCCCAACATGTTTACCATCAATCCAGCAACTGGAGTCATCAGAGTCAACGAAGCTGGACTGGACCGAGAG aaaatcccTCAGTACACACTGGAAGTACAGGCAGCTGACAACAAGGGAGAAGGTTTGACTGGATTTACCAAAGTGATTATCAAAGTGACCGACCTCAACGATCACACTCCAATCTTTATACAGCCCTTT TATAACGCTACAGTTGAAGAGAATAAAGTAGACGCTCTAGTTGTTAAGATGTTGGTGAAGGACGGTGATGAGCCTCATACCATGGCCTGGAATGCAAAGTTCAGCATCATTGATGGAGATCCAGGAAATCTGTTTACTGTGGAAAcaggaacaaacaaacaagaaggaATCATCAGTACTGCTAAG GGTCTGGACTTTGAGACAACCAGTAAGCACACTCTACTGGTCACAGTGGAGAATGAGGCTCCTTTTGCTGTCCCCTTGGTCACTTCCACTGCTACAGTGGTGGTGACTGTGGAGGATGTCAATGAACCTCTGATGTTTGATCCAAAAGAGAAGCATGTTTCTAAAAGTGAGGATCTTGCTGAGAACAGCACTGTGGTGCGATACACAGCTACTGATCCAGACGTTGGACGCAAACAGAAAGTCAT GTATGAAATAATTAGTGACCCAGCTGGCTGGTTTGACATTGATAAGGAGACTGGTGAGATAAAAGTGAGAAACCAAATGGACAGAGAATCTCCACTTGTCAAGGAGGATAAATACTCAGCCCTGATTGGTGCATATGATGATG ATCAAATCCCAGCTACAGCAACTGGAACTCTGGTTCTTCATCTTCAGGATGTCAACGACAGCCCCCCTACCATTGAGGAACGCAAATTCAca GTGTGTAGCAAGATACCAGTTCCTCAGCTGCTGACTGTGACAGACAGAGATGGACCAGGCTTTACTTCTCCATACAACGTCAGCCTAGTTGGCTCTGCGAAGGCTAACTGGACTGCTAGGATGATCAGCACCA GAACAGGAATTATCCTGACTTTAAACCGTGAGCTGGAGATTGGAGATTACACTGTGGCCATGAGCATTGCAGACAGCCAGGGTCTGTCTCAGGTCAGCACAGTCACAGCCAGAGTGTGTGACTGCACTGGAGAAGACGTGAGCTGTCGGGAGAAAGATGTTGGTGGCTCCAACTCTCCAGTCATCCTGGGAATACTGAAGGCCATCGTGGTGCTGCTGATCA TGCTGGGGCTGCCATTGTTCCTGTTTGTGAGACGAAGGAGAGCAGAGGAGAAACCTGTTGAACTCAAAGATCTCAGCACGGCAGACAACAtgttggaggaggaggagaggaacgACAGAGAGGACATTCAG GGAGGCGGTTCTGACTCGCAAGACCCGGAATATGAATATCTGGCTGAAGGGGAACCACTTTCAGAAACTGTCTGA